From a single Staphylococcus epidermidis genomic region:
- the sucB gene encoding dihydrolipoyllysine-residue succinyltransferase: MAEVKVPELAESITEGTIAEWLKNVGDNVDKGEAILELETDKVNVEVVSEEAGVLSEQLAEEGDTVEVGQAVAVVGEGQVNTSNDSSNESSQKDEAKEKETPKQSNPNSSESENTQDNSQQRINATPSARRHARKNGVDLSEVSGKGNDVLRKDDVENSQKSSSQTAKSESKSQNSGSKQSNNNPSKPVIREKMSRRKKTAAKKLLEVSNQTAMLTTFNEVDMTNVMDLRKRKKEQFIKDHDGTKLGFMSFFTKAAVAALKKYPEVNAEIDGDDMITKQFYDIGIAVSTDDGLLVPFVRDCDKKNFAEIEQEIANLAVKARDKKLGLDDMVNGSFTITNGGIFGSMMSTPIINGNQAAILGMHSIITRPIAVDKDTIENRPMMYIALSYDHRIIDGKEAVGFLKTIKELIENPEDLLLES; encoded by the coding sequence ATGGCAGAGGTAAAAGTTCCAGAATTAGCAGAATCAATCACAGAGGGTACCATTGCAGAATGGTTAAAAAATGTAGGCGATAATGTAGATAAAGGTGAAGCTATCTTAGAACTAGAAACAGATAAAGTTAACGTCGAAGTAGTTTCTGAAGAAGCTGGGGTATTATCAGAACAATTAGCCGAGGAAGGCGATACAGTTGAAGTAGGTCAAGCTGTAGCTGTAGTAGGAGAAGGACAAGTAAACACATCTAACGATAGTTCTAACGAATCTTCACAAAAAGATGAAGCTAAAGAGAAAGAAACGCCAAAACAATCTAATCCGAATTCTAGTGAAAGTGAAAATACACAAGATAATAGCCAGCAACGTATCAATGCAACACCATCTGCACGTCGACATGCGCGTAAAAATGGCGTTGATTTAAGCGAAGTATCCGGAAAAGGCAATGATGTTCTAAGAAAAGATGATGTTGAAAATAGTCAAAAATCTTCAAGTCAAACAGCTAAAAGTGAAAGCAAATCACAAAACAGTGGTTCTAAACAATCTAATAACAATCCATCAAAACCTGTTATTCGTGAAAAAATGTCTCGACGCAAAAAAACTGCTGCAAAAAAATTATTAGAAGTATCAAATCAAACAGCTATGCTTACTACATTTAATGAAGTTGATATGACAAACGTTATGGATTTACGTAAACGTAAAAAAGAACAATTTATCAAAGATCATGATGGTACTAAATTAGGATTTATGTCCTTCTTTACTAAAGCTGCCGTTGCAGCTCTCAAAAAATATCCTGAAGTAAATGCTGAGATAGATGGCGATGATATGATTACTAAACAATTTTACGATATTGGCATTGCAGTATCCACTGACGATGGATTACTCGTACCATTTGTTAGAGATTGTGATAAGAAAAATTTTGCAGAAATTGAACAAGAAATCGCTAATTTAGCCGTAAAAGCTCGTGATAAAAAATTAGGCCTTGATGACATGGTTAACGGTTCGTTTACCATCACTAATGGCGGTATCTTTGGCTCAATGATGAGTACACCGATTATAAATGGTAATCAAGCAGCTATCTTAGGTATGCATTCAATTATTACACGCCCAATTGCAGTTGATAAAGATACAATTGAAAATCGTCCAATGATGTATATCGCATTAAGCTATGATCATAGAATCATCGATGGGAAAGAGGCTGTAGGATTCTTAAAAACAATCAAAGAACTCATTGAAAACCCTGAAGATTTATTACTTGAATCATAA
- a CDS encoding VOC family protein, with protein MSGLRSVTLGTNDLSKTKELFNHIIGLQHSTKNEHAIRFGDANLSPGTRVHFVEVPEEDYKNLHIDSVGLRTPSDSGLVEYQNIFDKFNISYSSITELNGLKHFTFEDHNQQKFDIYSNELNTGIGLGMPAFDSPVNPLHQVQGLGPVIIKVNELSVTTSILTQVFQLDLFAEYLPHEDAQQPIQVFRIGEGGLGGEIHLFESDEDIQMNTHGPIEQVEFSTNDTQLYLQAKNRLDEIGVPYQTLEQDTSESLRITENSGISFIYTLEK; from the coding sequence ATGAGTGGACTTAGAAGTGTCACTTTAGGAACAAACGATTTATCTAAAACGAAAGAATTATTTAACCACATCATTGGTTTACAACATTCAACTAAAAATGAACATGCCATAAGATTTGGTGACGCTAATTTAAGTCCTGGAACGCGTGTTCACTTTGTTGAAGTTCCAGAGGAAGATTATAAAAATCTACACATAGATAGCGTTGGACTTAGAACACCTTCTGATTCTGGATTAGTAGAATATCAAAATATTTTTGACAAGTTTAATATATCCTATAGTTCAATCACTGAACTTAATGGTCTTAAACATTTTACTTTTGAAGATCATAATCAACAAAAATTTGATATTTATTCTAACGAGTTAAATACGGGTATAGGATTAGGTATGCCTGCTTTTGATAGTCCTGTTAACCCTTTACATCAAGTTCAAGGCTTAGGTCCAGTCATTATTAAGGTGAACGAGTTATCTGTCACCACTTCAATTCTCACACAAGTATTTCAATTAGATTTATTTGCTGAGTATCTTCCACATGAAGATGCCCAACAACCTATTCAAGTGTTTCGTATAGGTGAGGGTGGTCTTGGTGGTGAAATCCACTTATTTGAAAGCGATGAAGATATTCAAATGAATACACACGGGCCAATTGAGCAAGTGGAATTCTCTACAAATGATACCCAATTGTATCTTCAAGCAAAAAATCGTTTAGATGAGATTGGTGTTCCATATCAAACTCTCGAACAGGATACTTCAGAATCTCTTAGAATCACTGAAAATAGTGGCATTTCATTTATTTATACACTTGAAAAGTAA
- a CDS encoding DUF6501 family protein, with translation MLHETWKERTPIKKVEVTNTDAKKFTVADMLTIGKQYDVINETEEYYQIIDNSGLVGGYYKDYFKEI, from the coding sequence ATGTTACATGAAACTTGGAAAGAACGTACACCAATTAAAAAAGTAGAAGTGACAAATACTGATGCCAAAAAATTTACAGTTGCAGATATGCTAACTATCGGCAAACAGTATGATGTTATTAACGAAACTGAAGAATATTATCAAATTATAGATAATTCTGGTTTAGTAGGTGGCTATTACAAAGACTACTTTAAAGAGATATAA
- a CDS encoding ATP-binding protein, with product MVQTVYKNSDQTVFEDAKALFQLNKNILLKGPTGSGKTKLAETLSHVMKLPMHQVNCSVDLDTESLLGFKTIQTNEEGHQEIVFIDGPVIKAMKEGHILYIDEINMAKPETLPILNGVLDYRRQLTNPYTGEVIKAAPGFNVIAAINEGYVGTLPMNEALKNRFIVIEVDYIDGDILKTVIKEQSKLQDEQLIQDIVKFNEDLRTMTKQGQISEEAASIRALIDLSDLATVMPIERAVQRTIIDKLEDEREQQAILNAIELNF from the coding sequence ATGGTACAAACAGTTTACAAAAATTCAGATCAAACAGTTTTTGAAGATGCTAAAGCTTTATTTCAATTAAATAAGAATATACTACTAAAAGGGCCAACAGGCTCAGGAAAAACCAAGCTTGCCGAAACGTTAAGTCATGTTATGAAATTGCCTATGCACCAAGTTAATTGTTCAGTAGATCTAGATACTGAAAGCTTATTAGGTTTTAAAACAATTCAAACTAATGAAGAAGGTCACCAAGAAATTGTCTTCATAGACGGTCCTGTAATAAAAGCAATGAAAGAAGGTCACATTTTATATATAGATGAAATTAATATGGCAAAACCGGAAACATTACCTATACTTAACGGTGTATTAGATTATCGACGTCAATTGACAAATCCTTATACTGGTGAAGTGATTAAAGCAGCACCTGGATTTAATGTAATTGCTGCTATAAACGAAGGTTATGTAGGAACATTACCAATGAACGAGGCTTTAAAAAATAGATTTATCGTCATAGAAGTAGATTATATCGATGGTGACATTCTTAAAACAGTCATTAAAGAGCAAAGTAAATTACAAGATGAACAATTGATTCAAGATATTGTTAAATTTAATGAAGATTTACGTACTATGACCAAACAAGGTCAAATTTCTGAAGAGGCTGCAAGTATTCGAGCTTTAATCGACCTTAGTGATTTAGCAACTGTCATGCCTATTGAACGTGCTGTACAACGTACAATTATTGATAAATTAGAGGATGAGCGAGAACAACAAGCGATACTTAACGCTATCGAGCTCAATTTTTAA
- a CDS encoding vWA domain-containing protein codes for MSDRFIKFNDEQLDAKQVMMLQDLARLLLKNEQTQVKIQKFPYYNPYSNTLIASWFWSHRPKHIEQAGLKTDVLLATYGYLNMDLSIINQVLHNNDFEHPKFFHQLFKLLEDVRIFEHIRQQRPSTTKMIDLRIETRLSFTESQINFYKTKTVYTDLLFLYLEHAFLSQNFFNIPSIHPAFDDILVHMYQYLPNIFQNQTSEDNMYLAERIMYQVDDLLKEDMLNEYYYLPQKLYEDIYADSFEDLKRTDASNTDGKDNQQTDEDVETAEAETKAADSESKGGAYLEMELHEGENSEVMADNDTAREGDSTDDMTDMMTKKGKGSENTLDHDEGGFIGQNQAFALKGINKDVSIEWNIPDITPQNVIDYQYSKNDVQFEIKDLIQIIKKTIDREHEDERHNLTKGRLQKDLINWFIDDQFKLFYKKQDLSKTFDATFTLLIDASASMHDKMDETIKGVVLFHETLKSLNIKHEILAFNEDAFEADQRQQPNIIDEIINYNYSIFEKEGPRIMTLEPQDDNRDGVAIRIASERLLQRSHEQRFLIVFSDGEPSAFNYSQDGILDTYEAVERARKFGIEVFNVFLSQEPITEDIEQTIHNIYGQFALFVEGVEHLPSHLSPLLKKLLLKSL; via the coding sequence ATGAGTGATCGTTTTATAAAATTCAACGATGAACAATTAGATGCAAAACAAGTAATGATGTTACAAGACTTAGCACGTTTACTTTTAAAAAATGAGCAAACGCAAGTTAAAATACAAAAATTCCCTTACTATAATCCTTATAGTAATACACTCATTGCGAGTTGGTTTTGGTCTCATAGACCGAAACATATTGAACAAGCTGGACTAAAAACAGATGTCTTACTCGCAACGTATGGATATCTGAATATGGATCTTTCAATCATCAATCAAGTTTTACACAACAACGATTTTGAACACCCTAAGTTCTTTCATCAATTATTTAAACTTTTAGAGGACGTACGTATATTTGAACATATTAGACAACAAAGACCTAGTACTACAAAAATGATTGATTTACGCATAGAAACACGATTATCTTTTACAGAATCTCAAATTAATTTCTACAAAACTAAAACTGTATATACTGATTTACTTTTTCTTTATTTAGAACATGCATTTTTAAGTCAAAACTTTTTTAATATTCCATCCATACATCCAGCATTTGATGATATTTTAGTTCATATGTATCAGTACTTACCAAATATTTTTCAGAATCAAACATCAGAAGATAATATGTATTTAGCAGAACGTATTATGTATCAAGTGGATGATTTATTAAAGGAAGATATGCTAAATGAATATTACTACTTACCTCAAAAATTATATGAAGATATTTATGCAGATAGTTTTGAAGACTTAAAGCGTACAGATGCGAGCAATACTGATGGTAAAGATAATCAACAGACAGACGAAGATGTAGAAACAGCTGAAGCTGAAACAAAAGCCGCAGACAGTGAGTCTAAAGGCGGGGCATATTTAGAAATGGAGCTACATGAGGGTGAAAACAGTGAAGTTATGGCTGATAATGATACGGCTCGAGAAGGCGACAGCACTGATGATATGACTGATATGATGACCAAAAAAGGAAAAGGGTCAGAAAATACACTTGATCATGATGAAGGTGGATTTATAGGACAAAACCAAGCTTTTGCTTTAAAAGGCATTAATAAAGACGTAAGTATTGAATGGAATATCCCTGATATTACACCTCAAAATGTGATAGATTATCAATATTCAAAAAATGATGTACAGTTTGAAATTAAAGATTTAATACAAATTATCAAAAAGACCATCGACAGAGAACATGAAGATGAAAGACATAATTTAACAAAGGGCCGTTTACAAAAAGACCTTATTAATTGGTTTATTGATGATCAATTTAAGTTATTTTACAAAAAACAGGATTTAAGTAAGACATTCGATGCAACATTTACCTTACTCATTGATGCATCAGCGAGTATGCACGATAAAATGGATGAAACGATTAAAGGTGTCGTCTTGTTCCATGAAACATTAAAATCTTTGAATATTAAACATGAAATACTAGCATTTAATGAAGATGCTTTTGAAGCTGACCAACGTCAACAACCAAATATCATTGATGAAATCATTAATTATAATTACTCTATCTTTGAAAAAGAAGGCCCACGTATCATGACATTAGAACCTCAAGATGATAATCGTGACGGCGTAGCTATCAGAATTGCGAGCGAGCGTTTATTACAAAGAAGTCATGAACAACGCTTTTTAATCGTATTCTCAGATGGTGAACCGTCTGCATTTAATTACAGTCAAGATGGTATTTTAGATACGTATGAAGCTGTTGAACGTGCGCGTAAATTTGGTATAGAAGTATTTAATGTCTTTCTTAGCCAAGAGCCAATTACTGAAGACATTGAACAAACCATTCATAACATATATGGCCAATTTGCTTTATTTGTAGAAGGTGTGGAACATTTACCGAGTCACTTATCACCATTACTAAAAAAATTGTTACTTAAATCTTTATAA
- the brnQ3 gene encoding branched-chain amino acid-like transporter carrier protein BrnQ3: MNKNTWIIGFTLFAMFFGAGNLIFPTQLGLESGHFFWPAILAFALTGIGLPLLGVVVGALDKHGYIGSFNKISPRFSLIFLIIIYLTIGPLFAIPRTASTSFEMTVTPIAHNSGNLALFIFTVIYFLIVLYLCLNPNKMIDRIGSLLTPLLLITIVAMIIKGFVDFSGHSSNYGMTNAYHSNLSGFSQGFTQGYLTMDAIASIAFSMIVVNAIKTTGIQHADKIFKQTIIAGLIAAIALVFIYISLGYIGNHINIPSDTLKELKAKDQNIGTYLLTTMATKGFGTFGKYLLGIIVSLACLTTACGLIVSVSEYFHRILPKIPYKVFVIFFILVSFILANQGLNSVIKMSVPVLSVIYPVAITVILLILIARFIPTKRIAQQIPLIIVAIESILSLITTQGWIRISFIDGLPLKEYSLEWFPIAVVATLVGYMISYFVKQSNIVYQKE, from the coding sequence ATGAATAAAAATACGTGGATTATAGGCTTTACTTTATTCGCTATGTTCTTTGGCGCAGGTAACCTTATATTTCCAACACAACTTGGACTCGAAAGTGGTCATTTCTTTTGGCCAGCCATACTAGCCTTTGCACTTACGGGTATTGGATTACCGCTTCTTGGCGTTGTGGTAGGCGCACTTGATAAACATGGTTATATTGGGTCTTTTAATAAAATATCACCACGATTTTCGTTAATCTTTTTAATTATCATATATCTCACTATAGGACCATTATTTGCGATACCACGTACAGCTTCAACTTCATTTGAAATGACTGTGACTCCTATTGCACATAATAGTGGGAATTTAGCATTATTTATTTTTACAGTAATCTATTTTTTAATCGTTCTTTATTTATGCTTGAATCCTAATAAGATGATAGATCGAATTGGTTCATTACTTACACCTTTATTACTTATTACCATTGTCGCTATGATTATTAAAGGTTTTGTAGATTTTAGTGGACATTCTTCAAATTACGGAATGACAAATGCTTATCATTCCAATTTAAGTGGATTTTCACAAGGATTTACACAAGGTTACCTTACAATGGATGCTATCGCTTCAATTGCATTTTCAATGATTGTTGTTAATGCGATTAAAACAACAGGAATACAGCATGCTGATAAAATCTTTAAACAGACCATTATTGCTGGTCTCATCGCTGCAATCGCATTAGTATTTATATATATTTCGCTAGGGTACATAGGCAATCATATTAATATTCCTTCAGACACTCTAAAGGAATTGAAAGCTAAAGATCAAAATATAGGGACGTATTTACTCACAACAATGGCAACGAAGGGCTTTGGAACTTTCGGAAAATACTTACTTGGTATTATCGTATCATTAGCATGTTTAACTACTGCTTGTGGATTAATTGTATCAGTAAGTGAATATTTCCACAGAATACTACCTAAGATACCTTATAAAGTATTTGTGATATTTTTCATTTTAGTTAGTTTCATTCTAGCTAACCAAGGACTTAATTCCGTAATTAAAATGTCAGTCCCTGTACTCAGTGTAATCTATCCAGTGGCTATTACAGTTATTTTGTTAATACTCATTGCTCGCTTCATACCTACAAAACGTATTGCACAACAAATACCGCTAATTATTGTAGCAATTGAATCAATCTTAAGCTTAATAACGACACAAGGGTGGATACGTATTTCATTTATAGATGGTTTACCTTTAAAAGAATATTCACTTGAATGGTTCCCAATTGCTGTTGTAGCAACTCTTGTTGGTTATATGATTAGTTATTTTGTTAAACAATCTAACATTGTATATCAAAAAGAATAA
- a CDS encoding toxic anion resistance protein has protein sequence MVSERSSNQSHPLDYYMNNQSTDHHTIAEDLEIQLTENDKQRIKSISEQIEPLNHEGLLKYGANLQQKMSHFSHQILDDVQSKDMGPVGETLSQLMGKLKSVNPNDINPEKQSRLKRLFKRTKASINEVFSRMQSVSSQIDRITIQLEKHKDQLTKDVEFLDQLYQQNKTYFDNVTLYILAAQKKKKEILTETIPQLREKAHQTGNQMDIQATADMEQFVDRLDKRIYDLQLSRQIAIQTAPQIRMIQNVNQALAEKIQSSILTSIPLWKNQMAIALTLMRQRNAVSAQRSVTDTTNELLTQNASMLKENAIETAAENERGIVDIETLKTTQNDIIETIEQTLQIQEDGRQKRQVAEKELNELEQDLKQHLLAMRK, from the coding sequence ATGGTAAGTGAACGAAGTAGTAATCAGTCACATCCACTTGATTACTATATGAATAATCAATCAACTGATCATCATACAATCGCTGAAGATCTTGAAATCCAATTAACTGAAAATGATAAACAAAGAATTAAATCAATAAGTGAGCAAATTGAGCCACTTAATCATGAAGGATTGTTAAAATATGGTGCTAATCTTCAACAAAAGATGTCTCATTTTTCGCATCAAATTTTAGATGATGTTCAATCAAAAGATATGGGACCAGTTGGGGAAACTTTAAGTCAATTAATGGGAAAATTAAAATCTGTAAATCCAAATGACATAAATCCAGAAAAACAATCTAGATTAAAGCGTTTATTTAAACGTACTAAAGCTTCTATTAATGAAGTGTTTTCTAGAATGCAATCTGTAAGTTCTCAAATTGATCGTATTACTATTCAATTAGAAAAACATAAAGATCAGTTAACTAAAGATGTTGAATTTCTTGATCAATTATATCAGCAAAATAAAACTTATTTTGATAACGTTACTTTATATATCTTAGCGGCTCAAAAAAAGAAAAAAGAGATATTGACAGAAACCATACCACAGTTACGTGAAAAGGCGCATCAAACTGGTAATCAAATGGATATTCAGGCAACTGCTGATATGGAACAGTTTGTGGATCGTTTAGATAAGCGCATTTATGATTTACAATTATCTAGGCAAATTGCTATTCAAACTGCACCTCAAATCCGTATGATACAAAATGTCAACCAAGCTTTAGCCGAAAAAATTCAAAGTTCAATTTTAACAAGTATTCCTTTATGGAAAAATCAAATGGCTATTGCCCTAACTTTGATGAGACAAAGAAATGCTGTTTCAGCACAACGTTCGGTTACCGATACTACGAATGAGTTACTTACTCAAAATGCATCAATGTTAAAGGAAAATGCTATTGAAACGGCAGCTGAGAATGAGCGTGGCATCGTGGACATCGAAACGTTAAAGACAACACAAAATGACATTATTGAAACAATTGAACAAACACTTCAAATTCAAGAAGATGGTAGACAGAAACGTCAAGTTGCAGAGAAAGAACTTAATGAGTTAGAACAAGATTTGAAACAGCATCTATTAGCTATGCGTAAATAA
- a CDS encoding 5-bromo-4-chloroindolyl phosphate hydrolysis family protein, translating into MRYNISRIFGVLVGIPVAFIVWLITVFALDLSFIIDMLISFGSFIASYFPTQRLTSRKYLNEIGLSRRDYRYVQSQLHHAHTKIRNILKSFINIRSIKDFRQVNDIYRISRSIHTSIKQRPAMFFKVESFFYSHLDNALNLVDSYTRLARMPRKSQDEKLKLEQTRITLDEIKRTLIADLKRLNEEDYERLDVEIELNKLEQQRRHNN; encoded by the coding sequence TTGAGATATAACATTTCACGTATATTTGGAGTGTTAGTGGGTATACCAGTGGCCTTTATTGTTTGGCTTATTACTGTTTTTGCGTTGGATTTATCATTCATTATAGACATGCTTATCAGTTTTGGTAGTTTCATTGCATCATACTTCCCTACGCAAAGGCTCACTTCACGAAAGTATCTTAATGAAATTGGTTTATCAAGAAGAGATTACAGATATGTTCAATCACAGCTTCATCATGCACATACTAAAATTAGAAATATCTTAAAGTCATTTATTAATATTCGTTCAATCAAAGATTTTAGACAAGTAAATGATATATATCGAATTTCTCGTTCTATTCATACAAGCATTAAGCAAAGACCCGCGATGTTTTTTAAAGTTGAAAGCTTTTTCTATTCTCATTTGGATAATGCACTTAACTTAGTAGACTCGTATACACGTCTTGCAAGAATGCCACGTAAGTCGCAAGATGAAAAGCTAAAATTAGAACAAACACGTATTACTCTAGATGAAATAAAGAGAACGCTCATTGCTGACCTTAAAAGGCTTAATGAGGAAGATTATGAGCGACTAGATGTTGAAATAGAATTAAATAAATTAGAACAGCAACGTCGACATAATAATTAA
- a CDS encoding acylphosphatase, whose protein sequence is MQRKHIQVFGTVQGVGFRFYTQRIAHQFNIKGTVQNVEDYVDIYAQGDDTELEQFIDSVIQGASPASQVSNYNIEELDLDESLSEFKTI, encoded by the coding sequence ATGCAACGTAAACATATTCAAGTTTTTGGTACAGTACAAGGTGTAGGATTTAGATTTTACACGCAACGTATTGCTCATCAATTTAATATTAAAGGTACAGTCCAAAATGTTGAGGACTACGTAGATATATATGCTCAGGGCGACGATACAGAATTAGAACAGTTTATTGATTCTGTAATCCAAGGTGCTTCACCGGCTTCACAAGTGTCTAATTACAATATTGAAGAATTAGACCTTGATGAATCTTTATCAGAGTTTAAGACAATTTAG
- the msaA gene encoding regulatory protein MsaA: MWTVVKIRADYEGWWLFEDWPQKIVEQSEFTTYDQMLDYYINVLNHSKKCYDNYVVGKYNIHAFYNNCDLNFCEDCEEDLQIFYSFIILKNNEVYFNLPKID; this comes from the coding sequence ATGTGGACAGTAGTCAAGATCAGGGCTGACTACGAAGGTTGGTGGCTATTTGAGGATTGGCCACAAAAAATTGTGGAACAATCAGAATTTACTACATACGACCAAATGTTGGATTATTACATAAATGTATTAAACCATAGTAAGAAATGTTACGACAATTATGTAGTAGGCAAGTATAATATACATGCTTTTTACAACAATTGTGATTTAAACTTTTGTGAAGACTGTGAGGAAGATTTACAAATATTTTATAGTTTTATTATTTTAAAAAATAATGAGGTTTATTTTAATCTTCCAAAAATAGATTGA
- the cspA gene encoding cold shock protein CspA: MKQGTVKWFNAEKGFGFIEVEGENDVFVHFSAINQEGYKSLEEGQSVEFEVVEGDRGPQAANVVKL, from the coding sequence ATGAAACAAGGTACAGTTAAATGGTTTAATGCCGAAAAAGGTTTTGGTTTCATCGAAGTTGAAGGAGAAAACGACGTATTCGTACACTTCTCAGCAATTAACCAAGAAGGATACAAATCATTAGAAGAAGGTCAATCAGTTGAATTTGAAGTAGTTGAAGGCGATCGCGGTCCTCAAGCTGCAAACGTTGTTAAACTATAA
- a CDS encoding Msa family membrane protein has product MKSILLSLFLNCLFFSILTLLELRIDVYLANLLIILVPSITSAILIIFTSKMKLYLWLNVISNLIFYIIYSKYIMHLDGYLSYIERAQINNSDIEIKISPNMLELSQIIFLFFVYLIPQMIVVFIKHKRGEINARI; this is encoded by the coding sequence ATGAAATCAATATTATTATCCCTATTTTTAAACTGTTTATTTTTCTCAATTTTAACTCTTTTAGAATTACGCATTGATGTTTACTTGGCAAATTTATTAATTATTTTAGTCCCATCTATTACATCAGCTATCTTAATTATTTTCACTTCAAAAATGAAATTATATTTATGGTTAAATGTAATTTCAAACCTAATTTTTTACATTATTTATAGTAAATATATCATGCATCTAGATGGTTATCTATCCTATATCGAGAGGGCGCAAATCAATAATAGTGATATAGAAATTAAAATATCTCCAAATATGCTTGAATTATCTCAGATTATCTTTTTATTTTTTGTTTATTTAATACCTCAAATGATTGTAGTTTTTATTAAACATAAAAGAGGTGAAATCAATGCTAGAATTTAG
- a CDS encoding ABC transporter ATP-binding protein, translated as MLEFRNVYKSFKKKEVLCDVNYKLSAGEKVGLIGSNGSGKSTLMKLIAKTQLPSKGNVYFNNIDIHKSHNMIKDFSFMIGQIYYPELNARQNIENYLKINNKISYISEIQKMLNIVGLEDIEKKVKNYSYGMKQRLCLAICLITKPKVAVLDEPFLGLDPLGVRELNNITEKYSKEKNTLFLISSHQLKELEDLCDRFLLLENHQIREIDLHNRIFTQKLIFKNTLNNAPELKANFNFIKKIDSNSITIINKDEEVDLTNLLNLVGKNPLIKIESNDNLLSSYFYKE; from the coding sequence ATGCTAGAATTTAGAAATGTGTATAAATCTTTTAAGAAGAAAGAAGTATTATGTGATGTTAATTACAAATTATCTGCTGGAGAAAAGGTTGGTCTTATAGGTTCTAATGGGTCTGGAAAATCAACATTAATGAAACTTATAGCTAAAACTCAATTACCATCTAAAGGAAATGTTTATTTTAACAATATAGATATACATAAATCTCACAATATGATAAAAGATTTTTCTTTCATGATAGGACAAATATATTATCCTGAGTTAAATGCAAGACAAAATATTGAAAATTACCTAAAAATTAATAATAAGATTAGCTATATAAGTGAAATTCAAAAGATGCTAAACATTGTAGGTTTAGAAGATATTGAAAAGAAGGTTAAAAATTATTCGTATGGAATGAAACAAAGACTTTGTTTAGCTATTTGTTTAATTACCAAACCAAAAGTAGCTGTATTAGACGAGCCATTCTTAGGTTTAGATCCGCTTGGGGTAAGGGAATTAAATAATATCACTGAGAAATATTCAAAAGAAAAAAACACTTTATTTTTAATATCTAGTCACCAGTTAAAAGAATTAGAAGATCTTTGTGATAGATTTCTATTACTCGAAAACCATCAAATTAGAGAAATTGACTTACATAATAGAATATTCACTCAAAAGTTAATATTCAAAAATACTTTAAACAATGCTCCAGAACTAAAGGCTAATTTCAATTTCATTAAAAAAATTGATAGCAATTCAATAACAATTATAAATAAAGATGAAGAAGTAGATCTTACAAATTTACTTAATTTAGTAGGTAAAAATCCCTTAATAAAAATTGAAAGTAATGATAATCTATTATCTTCATATTTCTATAAAGAGTAG